From a single Paludibacter jiangxiensis genomic region:
- a CDS encoding hybrid sensor histidine kinase/response regulator transcription factor has protein sequence MRFRYIFLFVTIFFGTVSAADTKFYSVNSIYDISVREAYSICSDKNGFVWASAKTGILRLTENDCRLYKLPYDIAFISSRLLYSNNVLYVCANDGQMFYYNAVKDKFIPFVNISKLLNDKFLVVNDIQADDKGAFWIATRFGGLYRYYKQKISLIGRQRVEIRGFAWHDKRHLIVGYFDNVRLLDTETGTDMPLVKLGNPNALSKLYFDKNQNKLWIGTVSSGLYEYDFNKRILSQFNANVFPHQPVLAITANSDSTLLVGVDGQGIWKIDRKKANRIIDIYKEDIDNAFSLHGDGVYDIFCDRNNRIWTATYSGGISFFDQRPSLVTQVSHLVNNANSLCNNFINKIIEDSRGNIWFATNNGISKWDVRSNRWATFYHNERKQAQVFLALCEDNKGNIWAGTYASGVYVLDGTSGREIAHYGQNTGKSPFVNNFIHDIYKDSDGDLWIGGSGGNIACYIVKENRFRIYQEQPVSAFVEYKRGTMLLACSYGLCSLDKKTGVETILKQGFLAQGMTISNGETWVATRGDGLIRFNLATKKIEKITTASGLPSNFINGIMKIGDCFWIGTETGLCKFNPKNYSVTTYSSHLSLSRAAYNINAQCQLRNGSLIWGTNNGAVMFSPAAIRNVVSKAGLYLQDLTISGVSIKDNPNFKLKYPLDSLTEIKLNYSQNTFSLELLALGQNISDSKYSYLLEGFDKTWSQPNSQKIITYTNLPSGSYVLKIRLYDNSMDHVITERSINIRIVPPVWARWWFVMLMLLIVAGVIYVLSRYYLEHIKKLHIEKKVQFFANTAHEIRTALTLIKAPIEELNKDVAISEAGKYYLRLASEQSKRLSKVVTQIMDFQKLDVGKEHLSLCDVDIVNMIQLQKMMFESYAQSKNIELIFNTNVPAYNSGVDETMMEKVLGNLISNAIKYSHPKSRVTLNLNCTPENWSLEVIDQGIGISEKAQQSLFNEFYRGDNAVNAKVIGSGIGLMIAKNYVLLHGGEISCSSKENVGSCFKIVIPYKDVEPCSQVIKLTTSQQENDFSIEHSDLPIADQLPDDSHKRMKLLVVEDNIDLRNFLLFTLGNEFEVQAAENGQIAWEIIQKDIPDLVVSDIMMPNMDGFELCSLIKSTFQTSHVPVILLTALSEQADQLHGLGLGADDYLTKPFDVPILLQRIKSIVQNRENVRGKTLKMIDGEAGEEQIFENKNNDQFVKKALSVVRANLEKTEFGKDEFASAMNVSASLLYKKLKTLTDQSPNEFIKSIRLNYAIELLKSRKYSITEVSELTGFASAGYFSTVFKKHFGKSPTDILDA, from the coding sequence ATGAGATTCAGATATATTTTTTTATTTGTAACCATATTTTTCGGCACTGTATCAGCTGCGGATACAAAATTTTATAGCGTTAATTCCATCTACGACATTTCTGTGAGAGAAGCCTATTCCATTTGCAGCGATAAGAATGGATTTGTTTGGGCTTCTGCTAAAACAGGAATATTGAGACTGACGGAGAATGATTGTCGGCTATATAAATTACCATATGATATTGCATTTATTTCGTCAAGATTGCTCTATTCAAACAATGTTCTTTACGTTTGTGCAAATGACGGGCAAATGTTCTATTATAATGCGGTGAAGGATAAGTTTATCCCATTTGTCAATATTAGCAAATTGCTGAATGATAAATTTTTAGTTGTAAATGATATTCAGGCTGATGATAAAGGCGCATTTTGGATTGCAACTAGATTTGGCGGGCTTTACCGATACTACAAACAAAAAATTTCTTTAATTGGGAGGCAGCGAGTTGAGATAAGAGGATTTGCGTGGCATGATAAACGACATCTGATTGTTGGGTATTTCGATAATGTAAGATTATTAGATACAGAAACAGGCACAGATATGCCTTTAGTGAAGTTGGGTAATCCGAATGCTTTGTCGAAATTATATTTTGATAAGAACCAAAATAAACTCTGGATTGGAACTGTGTCAAGTGGTTTATACGAATATGACTTTAATAAACGTATACTTTCTCAGTTTAATGCCAATGTGTTTCCGCACCAACCGGTTTTGGCGATCACCGCCAATTCGGATTCCACTTTGCTTGTGGGTGTCGATGGGCAAGGGATCTGGAAAATAGACCGAAAAAAAGCAAATCGAATAATAGATATTTACAAGGAGGATATTGATAATGCATTCTCTCTTCATGGGGATGGAGTCTACGATATTTTTTGTGATCGCAATAATCGGATTTGGACAGCAACATATAGTGGCGGAATTTCGTTTTTTGATCAAAGACCGTCGCTTGTCACCCAAGTATCACATTTGGTGAATAACGCAAATTCTCTTTGTAATAATTTCATCAACAAAATAATAGAAGATTCAAGAGGTAATATTTGGTTCGCTACCAACAATGGAATTTCGAAGTGGGATGTTCGTTCTAATCGTTGGGCAACCTTTTATCATAACGAGAGAAAACAAGCACAGGTTTTTCTGGCGTTATGCGAGGATAATAAAGGAAACATTTGGGCAGGGACATATGCTTCAGGTGTTTATGTTTTGGACGGAACCTCGGGACGAGAAATAGCTCATTACGGTCAAAATACAGGTAAATCTCCATTTGTCAATAATTTTATTCATGATATTTATAAGGATTCTGATGGAGATCTTTGGATCGGAGGATCAGGAGGAAATATTGCCTGTTATATTGTAAAAGAAAATCGTTTTCGCATTTATCAGGAACAACCAGTGTCTGCGTTTGTTGAATATAAGCGAGGTACGATGTTGTTGGCTTGTTCCTACGGATTATGTTCTTTGGATAAAAAAACGGGAGTTGAAACGATCTTAAAACAGGGATTCTTAGCACAGGGGATGACAATCTCAAACGGAGAGACTTGGGTAGCAACTCGGGGTGATGGCTTGATAAGATTCAATTTGGCGACCAAGAAAATTGAGAAAATTACCACAGCGTCGGGTCTGCCATCTAATTTCATTAATGGTATAATGAAAATTGGCGATTGTTTTTGGATAGGAACAGAAACGGGACTCTGTAAGTTTAATCCTAAAAATTATAGTGTAACCACCTATTCGTCTCATTTGTCCTTAAGTAGGGCTGCTTATAATATTAATGCACAGTGTCAGCTCAGGAACGGAAGCTTGATTTGGGGGACTAATAATGGAGCTGTGATGTTTAGCCCTGCTGCTATTAGAAATGTCGTATCAAAAGCTGGCTTATATTTGCAAGACCTTACCATTTCAGGGGTTTCGATAAAGGATAATCCGAACTTTAAATTGAAGTATCCTTTGGATAGTTTGACCGAAATCAAGTTAAACTATAGTCAGAATACATTTTCACTTGAATTGTTAGCTTTGGGGCAAAATATTTCGGATTCCAAATATTCATATCTGTTGGAGGGTTTTGATAAAACCTGGAGTCAGCCTAATAGCCAAAAAATAATAACCTATACAAACCTCCCTAGTGGAAGCTATGTTCTGAAGATTCGATTGTATGACAATTCAATGGATCACGTCATTACAGAACGATCGATAAACATTCGTATTGTACCTCCTGTGTGGGCAAGATGGTGGTTTGTGATGCTCATGCTTTTGATAGTGGCAGGTGTAATATATGTCTTATCAAGATACTATCTCGAACATATTAAAAAATTACACATAGAAAAGAAGGTTCAATTTTTTGCTAATACAGCTCATGAGATCCGTACTGCACTTACTTTGATAAAAGCGCCTATTGAAGAGCTGAATAAAGATGTTGCGATTTCGGAGGCCGGGAAATATTATCTTCGATTAGCTTCGGAACAATCTAAGCGGTTATCCAAAGTTGTTACTCAAATAATGGATTTCCAAAAACTTGATGTCGGTAAAGAGCATCTCTCACTTTGCGATGTTGATATTGTGAATATGATTCAACTCCAGAAAATGATGTTTGAATCGTATGCTCAATCAAAAAACATTGAACTTATATTCAACACAAATGTACCGGCGTATAATTCAGGAGTTGATGAAACTATGATGGAAAAGGTGCTTGGGAATCTGATTTCAAATGCGATTAAATACTCGCATCCTAAAAGCCGTGTAACCCTGAATCTAAATTGTACCCCGGAGAACTGGTCGTTAGAAGTTATCGATCAGGGAATTGGTATTAGTGAGAAAGCGCAGCAGAGTCTGTTTAATGAATTTTACCGAGGAGACAATGCGGTTAATGCCAAAGTCATTGGATCGGGAATCGGATTAATGATTGCTAAAAACTATGTTTTGTTACATGGCGGTGAAATAAGTTGTTCTAGTAAGGAAAACGTTGGATCTTGCTTTAAAATCGTCATTCCATACAAAGACGTTGAACCTTGCAGTCAGGTAATTAAATTAACGACAAGCCAACAAGAAAACGATTTTTCTATAGAACATTCCGATTTGCCAATTGCAGATCAGCTTCCGGACGACAGCCACAAGAGAATGAAGTTACTTGTAGTGGAAGACAATATCGATCTAAGAAACTTTCTTCTTTTTACCCTTGGAAATGAATTTGAAGTACAAGCAGCTGAGAATGGTCAGATTGCTTGGGAAATAATTCAAAAAGATATTCCAGACTTGGTTGTGTCGGATATTATGATGCCGAATATGGATGGATTTGAGTTATGTTCGTTAATTAAATCAACATTTCAGACATCTCATGTCCCGGTAATTCTACTGACCGCGCTATCAGAACAAGCTGATCAACTTCACGGCTTAGGCTTAGGTGCCGATGATTATCTGACGAAACCATTTGATGTTCCCATTTTGTTGCAACGTATAAAATCAATAGTGCAAAATCGGGAAAATGTTAGGGGGAAAACCCTGAAAATGATTGACGGAGAAGCAGGAGAAGAACAGATTTTTGAAAACAAGAATAATGATCAGTTTGTGAAAAAAGCTTTGTCGGTTGTACGGGCGAATCTTGAAAAAACGGAATTTGGGAAAGACGAATTTGCATCAGCAATGAATGTGAGTGCTTCGCTATTGTATAAAAAATTAAAAACGCTAACCGATCAATCTCCGAACGAATTTATTAAGAGTATCAGGCTCAACTACGCTATAGAACTTTTAAAGTCCAGAAAATATTCAATTACGGAAGTAAGTGAACTTACAGGATTTGCAAGTGCCGGATATTTTAGCACAGTTTTTAAGAAACATTTCGGAAAGTCGCCTACCGATATTTTAGATGCATAG